In Chlorocebus sabaeus isolate Y175 chromosome 11, mChlSab1.0.hap1, whole genome shotgun sequence, one DNA window encodes the following:
- the LOC103218831 gene encoding large ribosomal subunit protein uL11-like, which translates to MLPKFNPNEIKVYLRCTGGEVGATSMLAPKIGPLGLSPKKAGDDIAKATGDRKVLRITVKLTIQNRQAQIEVVPSASALIIKALKESSRDRKEQKNIKHSGNITLDEITNIAQQMQHLSLARELSGTIKEILGTAQSVGCNVDGHHPHDMIDDINSGAVECPAS; encoded by the coding sequence ATGCTGCCGAAGTTCAACCCCAATGAGATCAAAGTATACCTGAGGTGCACTGGAGGTGAAGTCGGTGCCACTTCTATGCTGGCCCCCAAGATCGGCCCCCTGGGTCTCTCTCCAAAAAAGGCTGGTGATGACATTGCCAAGGCAACAGGTGATCGGAAGGTCCTGAGGATTACAGTGAAACTGACCATTCAGAACAGACAGGCCCAGATTGAGGTGgtgccttctgcctctgccctgaTCATCAAAGCCCTCAAGGAATCATCAAGAgacagaaaggaacagaaaaacattaaacacagtGGGAATATCACTTTAGATGAGATCACCAACATTGCTCAACAGATGCAGCACCTATCCTTAGCCAGAGAACTCTCTGGAACCATTAAAGAGATCCTGGGGACTGCCCAGTCTGTGGGCTGTAATGTTGATGGCCACCACCCTCATGACATGATAGATGACATTAACAGTGGTGCTGTGGAATGCCCAGCCAGTtaa